One genomic region from Spirosoma sp. KCTC 42546 encodes:
- a CDS encoding TIGR00730 family Rossman fold protein gives MTKPVQPPASPNTRPPIHPLLDDTLRQSLEGPKDRRSELRFIFQVGWQFLKGLRTLHFVGPCVTVFGSARFREGHPYYDLTRQMGRAIQELGFTVMTGGGPGLMEAANRGAFETGGRSVGCNVRLPFEQQPNPYLHTRVTINFFFVRKVLLLKYSYAFVVMPGGWGTMDELFETLTLVQTGVIHHFPVVLMGRDYYQPLLEYMQEMIRVGTISEKDLKLVCLTDDVAEAQQHIQTYVQENYKIIPRRKPLWWLLERV, from the coding sequence ATGACTAAGCCAGTACAGCCCCCGGCGAGTCCGAATACCCGCCCCCCAATCCATCCCCTGCTGGATGACACACTCCGCCAATCGCTCGAGGGGCCTAAAGACCGACGTTCTGAGCTACGGTTTATATTTCAGGTTGGCTGGCAGTTTCTTAAGGGGCTGCGCACCTTGCATTTTGTTGGCCCCTGTGTAACGGTGTTTGGCTCGGCCCGTTTCCGGGAAGGGCATCCGTATTACGATCTGACTCGCCAGATGGGGCGTGCTATCCAGGAACTGGGTTTTACGGTGATGACGGGCGGTGGGCCGGGGCTGATGGAAGCCGCTAATCGGGGGGCGTTTGAAACCGGCGGGCGATCGGTCGGCTGTAACGTTCGTCTGCCATTCGAACAACAGCCAAACCCCTATCTGCATACCCGTGTAACAATCAATTTCTTCTTCGTGCGGAAAGTGCTGCTGCTAAAGTACTCCTACGCCTTTGTGGTGATGCCAGGTGGTTGGGGAACAATGGATGAACTGTTTGAGACCCTGACACTGGTGCAAACGGGCGTGATTCATCACTTTCCTGTGGTACTAATGGGCCGCGACTATTACCAGCCTCTGCTGGAATATATGCAGGAAATGATTCGGGTAGGAACCATCAGCGAGAAAGACCTGAAGCTGGTTTGCCTTACAGATGATGTTGCCGAAGCTCAGCAGCACATTCAGACGTATGTGCAGGAAAATTACAAAATAATTCCCCGCCGGAAACCACTCTGGTGGTTACTGGAGCGGGTCTGA
- a CDS encoding pyridoxamine 5'-phosphate oxidase family protein yields MLRDLSPEVTDYLLSTQFFGRLGCAADGQVLVIPVTYLYDGHAIYGQTHEGTKINMLRKNPAVCFEVDDVYSPSCWRSVVVQGIYEELHGDERQYAEQRLGPGRVAPVKQSQDGQPKSEAVTPPPTVVYRIRILSKTGRSEIKE; encoded by the coding sequence ATGTTACGTGACCTATCGCCCGAAGTGACAGACTATTTGCTGAGTACTCAGTTTTTTGGTCGCCTTGGCTGTGCTGCCGATGGGCAGGTTCTGGTTATACCCGTCACTTATCTCTATGATGGACATGCGATCTATGGCCAAACGCATGAGGGAACTAAAATCAACATGCTTCGGAAGAATCCGGCCGTCTGCTTTGAAGTCGACGATGTGTACAGCCCTTCCTGCTGGCGTAGCGTAGTGGTGCAGGGCATATATGAAGAATTGCATGGCGATGAACGGCAATACGCCGAACAGCGGCTTGGTCCGGGGCGGGTTGCACCCGTCAAACAATCCCAGGATGGGCAACCTAAATCAGAAGCGGTAACCCCACCTCCTACAGTGGTTTATCGTATTCGTATTCTCAGCAAAACGGGCCGAAGCGAAATCAAGGAATAA